In Curtobacterium sp. TC1, the following proteins share a genomic window:
- a CDS encoding GNAT family N-acetyltransferase, translating to MDQDALTAETATAADVPAAQALIEGARQWLRSRGIDQWQDPVPDAVLVRDAEQGSLFLVRQDEVVVAMVTVADSDSETWDVASSPAVYVHRLAVAQTHRGSRLGQRLLAWVEQRAADRGAAFVRLDCATDNPGLRSFYERQGFRHVSDVMVTALDGGRQLASSLYERELVR from the coding sequence ATGGATCAAGACGCGCTGACAGCCGAAACGGCCACCGCCGCCGATGTGCCTGCCGCTCAGGCGCTCATCGAGGGTGCGAGGCAGTGGCTTCGATCGCGGGGGATCGATCAGTGGCAGGATCCGGTGCCGGACGCCGTTCTGGTTCGCGACGCAGAGCAGGGCAGTCTCTTCCTCGTACGTCAGGACGAGGTGGTCGTGGCCATGGTCACGGTGGCCGACTCGGATTCCGAGACGTGGGACGTGGCGAGCAGTCCCGCTGTGTACGTGCATCGGTTGGCCGTCGCTCAGACGCATCGTGGCAGTCGGCTCGGGCAACGACTGCTGGCGTGGGTGGAGCAAAGGGCTGCTGACCGCGGGGCGGCCTTCGTGCGACTTGATTGCGCGACGGACAACCCCGGGCTACGGAGCTTCTACGAGCGGCAAGGGTTTCGGCACGTTAGCGACGTCATGGTCACTGCCCTCGACGGTGGGCGGCAACTGGCTTCCAGCCTCTACGAGCGCGAGCTGGTCCGGTAG
- a CDS encoding GNAT family N-acetyltransferase: MDLDHVWPLFGLRLMTPRLELRPLRDEDLPGLVEVALSGVHDPARMPFGVPWTDAEPTTLTRSLAQYHWKLRSGVSRDSWGVSFTVLHQGTPVGVQELHARRFAARKTVESGSWLALGHQGHGLGTEMRAALLLFSFDHLGAEWAESSAVAWNEPSLRVSAKLGYELNGVTRAQTRADEVVDEVRVRLRREGFARPSWSLITEGVEAATEFLM; this comes from the coding sequence ATGGATCTCGATCACGTTTGGCCCTTGTTTGGGCTGCGCCTCATGACTCCTCGGCTGGAACTGCGACCCTTGCGCGACGAGGATCTTCCTGGGCTCGTCGAGGTGGCCCTGTCCGGCGTCCACGATCCCGCTCGAATGCCGTTCGGTGTCCCATGGACGGACGCAGAACCGACAACGTTGACTCGTTCTCTGGCGCAGTACCACTGGAAGCTCCGGTCCGGCGTGAGCCGTGACTCGTGGGGTGTGAGCTTCACCGTGCTTCACCAGGGGACACCGGTCGGGGTCCAGGAGCTGCACGCTCGCCGCTTCGCCGCCCGCAAGACCGTCGAGAGCGGCTCATGGCTTGCCCTCGGACATCAGGGCCACGGGCTCGGAACCGAGATGCGGGCGGCGCTGCTGCTGTTCTCGTTCGACCATTTGGGAGCTGAGTGGGCGGAGTCGAGCGCAGTCGCTTGGAACGAGCCATCCCTTCGGGTGTCCGCGAAGCTCGGTTACGAGCTCAACGGTGTCACTCGTGCCCAGACCCGCGCCGATGAGGTCGTTGACGAGGTCAGGGTGCGCTTGAGGCGGGAGGGCTTCGCTCGGCCGAGTTGGAGCCTGATCACTGAAGGGGTCGAAGCAGCGACCGAGTTCTTGATGTAG
- a CDS encoding GNAT family N-acetyltransferase, which produces MANIRRAAVGDAEAIGLFQMRAWEQTYRGVVPDSFLDARALQPGTGRWAERIRAGSRHVFVAESASGRLLGVASTTHTSGARDGLPALELSTLYVDQGSHGTGLASNLLHAAIGGDDAHLLVFSFNLRAQRFYAKHGFERIGRRQLDPGTGLDEERWIRRLPDPDKPTREPILYRYG; this is translated from the coding sequence ATGGCAAACATCCGCCGAGCCGCAGTCGGTGACGCTGAAGCGATCGGACTGTTCCAGATGCGTGCATGGGAGCAGACCTACCGCGGCGTCGTCCCGGACTCGTTCCTCGACGCCAGGGCCCTCCAGCCGGGAACCGGACGCTGGGCGGAGCGCATCCGTGCCGGAAGCCGGCACGTGTTCGTGGCCGAGTCGGCCAGCGGCCGGCTCCTCGGCGTCGCCAGCACGACGCACACATCCGGAGCACGGGACGGCCTTCCCGCACTCGAATTGTCGACCCTGTACGTCGATCAGGGCTCACACGGAACAGGGTTGGCGTCGAATCTCCTCCACGCCGCGATCGGCGGAGACGACGCGCACCTGCTCGTGTTCTCGTTCAATCTGCGCGCCCAGCGCTTCTACGCGAAGCACGGATTCGAGCGCATCGGCAGACGGCAGCTCGACCCAGGAACCGGACTCGACGAAGAACGATGGATCCGTCGGCTCCCCGACCCTGACAAGCCGACTCGTGAGCCGATCCTGTATCGGTACGGGTGA
- a CDS encoding flavin reductase family protein, producing MLATDAGFDREQPVQHTRIDPAILYFGTPVVLLSTINADGVANTAPMSSVFWLGHTAVLGMGGRSQTAKNLLSTGECVINLPSARLVSAVDALALTTGRDPVPDGKERVGYRHVPDKLTAAGLHGRPGETVSAERIDECPVNLEARVVNAHTLTGEESGDGATFLFEAAVSRVHVHEDIRAAGTTNRIDPDRWRPLIMAFQRFYGLTDELRPSKLATIDEEWYR from the coding sequence GTGCTCGCGACCGACGCGGGCTTCGACAGAGAGCAGCCCGTGCAGCACACCCGCATCGATCCCGCGATCCTCTACTTCGGCACGCCCGTCGTCCTCCTGAGCACCATCAACGCGGACGGCGTGGCGAACACCGCCCCGATGTCGTCGGTGTTCTGGCTCGGACACACCGCCGTGCTCGGCATGGGCGGCCGGTCCCAGACCGCCAAGAACCTGTTGTCCACCGGCGAGTGCGTCATCAACCTGCCCTCGGCCCGGCTGGTCTCCGCGGTGGACGCCCTCGCGCTCACGACCGGACGCGACCCCGTGCCGGACGGCAAGGAACGGGTCGGTTACCGCCACGTCCCGGACAAGCTCACCGCAGCCGGACTGCACGGACGCCCCGGGGAAACCGTCAGTGCCGAGCGGATCGACGAGTGCCCCGTGAACCTCGAGGCGCGTGTCGTCAACGCGCACACCCTCACGGGCGAGGAGTCGGGCGACGGCGCGACCTTCCTGTTCGAAGCCGCGGTCTCCCGCGTCCACGTGCACGAGGACATCCGTGCGGCGGGGACGACGAACCGCATCGACCCCGACCGGTGGCGGCCGCTCATCATGGCCTTCCAGCGCTTCTACGGCCTGACCGACGAGCTGCGGCCGTCGAAGCTCGCCACGATCGACGAGGAGTGGTATCGATGA